Proteins encoded within one genomic window of Salmo trutta chromosome 11, fSalTru1.1, whole genome shotgun sequence:
- the LOC115202418 gene encoding C-type lectin domain family 4 member E, producing MADYINKQVIELNKVNEENRNRATRSVKTETHLSDGRQRLYRLAAVSFGVLCVLQVILNISLRLAFYNRGNVTKERDQLQKERDDLMRKFSNLKQTCPEGWQKFESSWYFISTETKTWKESRDDCVERGADLVIINSKMEQEFLVGLNKGAWIGLTDSVTEGTWTWVDDTPLTISYWHLQQPDNGRDDPTNGEEDCVELNTETWPPAKAWNDQSCSDNRHWICEKVV from the exons ATGGCCGACTACATCAACAAACAGGTGATTGAATTAAACAAAGTTAATGAAGAAAACCGGAACAGAGCAACGAGGAGCGTGAAGACTGAGACCCATCTCTCAG ATGGAAGACAACGACTCTACAGGCTGGCTGCTGTGTCTTTTGGAGTGCTGTGTGTTCTACAAGTCATTCTGAACATCTCCCTAAGGCTGGCTTTCT ATAATAGAGGCAatgtgactaaagagagagaccagcttcaGAAGGAAAGAGATGATCTCATGAGAAAGTTCTCTAATCTGA AACAAACCTGTCCTGAAGGCTGGCAGAAGTTTGAATCCAGTTGGTACTTCATCTCTACTGAGACTAAAACCTggaaggagagcagagatgactgtgtggagagaggagcagacctggtgatcataaacagcaaaatggaacag GAGTTTCTCGTTGGCCTCAATAAGGGAGCTTGGATtggtctgactgactctgttactgaggGGACCTGGACATGGGTGGACGACACCCCACTGACCATAAG TTACTGGCACTTACAGCAGCCTGATAATGGTCGTGACGACCCAACAAATGGGGAGGAGGACTGTGTTGAGCTGAACACAGAAACATGGCCTCCTGCAAAGGCATGGAATGACCAGTCATGTTCTGACAATCGTCACTGGATCTGTGAGAAAGTGGTTTAA